The Geomonas ferrireducens genome includes a window with the following:
- a CDS encoding RND transporter produces MRKLRLPGYGTLIPVALLLGFAPFYPEPHLVGKVRMLFAGTLSKPLDIFDLFWHTWPFALLLVRIVIDLQGKRGES; encoded by the coding sequence GTGCGTAAGCTGCGTCTTCCCGGGTATGGAACCCTTATTCCCGTCGCGTTGCTGCTCGGGTTTGCCCCCTTTTATCCGGAGCCGCACCTGGTAGGCAAGGTGAGGATGCTGTTTGCAGGCACCTTATCGAAACCGTTGGATATTTTCGACCTGTTCTGGCATACGTGGCCGTTTGCGTTGCTGCTCGTGCGCATCGTCATCGACCTGCAGGGGAAAAGGGGCGAATCTTAG
- a CDS encoding methyl-accepting chemotaxis protein, translating into MSNKLSVKIVSVLIMVMVVIMTAFSIYFVRSRRANMEQELLSKGRILAQTGARSMERILEEAVANGNLTMEQLFDEHYVPIPNTEPQKFHTQFDHFMDQAVQPLEDEFLHDDQIVFAVLTDRNGYIPTHNAKYSAPLTGDREKDKINNRTKRIFSDSVGIAASKNREPYLKQVYQRDTGETMWDLSSPVFVRGKHWGSFRIGFSMVKTEQKGAELRNQIVGSMAIMLLVASVTILLVVSRAVRPLLQLTEKAHKITGGDLEETIPVESNDEIGELAEAFNVMTTVIVRDLKDEIGRSGRLIASVKEAVIQLSSAANEMMAISAQQASGSTQQASAVQEVTTTSEEIAITAKMITANSKSVEAVAEDTTKNCNGGREDVVNAIDGMGQVRSQVQSIAKSMLELGENSQKIGGIVEIIDEISDQTNLLALNAAIEAAGAGEAGKRFAIVAQEVKRLADRTVEATRQIKGLISEIQRATNNTIMVTEEGTKAVDAASHLVDKVQYSFATIQATAQETVRTAKEITLSTQQQTSACEQMAETMSEVRDVAQQVALSAHETERAIAEILELAQRLKEITEEEA; encoded by the coding sequence ATGTCCAACAAGCTATCGGTAAAAATCGTCAGCGTGCTCATCATGGTCATGGTGGTCATCATGACCGCCTTCTCGATCTACTTCGTCCGCTCGCGCCGCGCCAACATGGAGCAGGAACTCCTCTCCAAGGGACGCATCCTCGCGCAGACCGGTGCGCGCTCCATGGAGCGGATTCTCGAGGAGGCGGTGGCAAACGGCAACCTCACCATGGAGCAGCTCTTCGACGAGCACTACGTACCGATACCGAACACGGAACCGCAGAAATTCCACACCCAGTTCGACCACTTCATGGACCAGGCGGTGCAGCCCCTGGAAGACGAATTCCTGCACGACGACCAGATCGTCTTCGCCGTCCTCACCGACCGAAACGGCTACATCCCTACCCACAACGCCAAGTACTCGGCGCCTCTTACCGGCGACCGGGAAAAGGACAAGATCAACAACCGCACCAAGCGTATCTTCAGCGATTCTGTGGGGATTGCAGCATCCAAGAACCGGGAGCCTTACCTTAAGCAGGTGTACCAGCGTGACACAGGCGAAACCATGTGGGACCTCTCCTCCCCGGTGTTCGTAAGGGGCAAGCACTGGGGCTCCTTCCGAATCGGCTTTTCCATGGTTAAGACAGAGCAGAAAGGGGCCGAGCTCAGAAACCAGATCGTCGGAAGCATGGCGATCATGCTCCTGGTGGCGAGCGTAACCATCCTCCTCGTGGTGAGCCGGGCGGTCAGACCGCTTTTGCAGCTCACCGAGAAGGCGCACAAGATAACAGGCGGCGACCTCGAAGAGACCATCCCGGTGGAGAGTAACGACGAGATAGGAGAGCTGGCCGAGGCCTTCAACGTGATGACCACGGTCATAGTGCGCGACCTCAAAGACGAGATCGGCCGAAGCGGCCGCCTGATCGCCTCGGTCAAGGAGGCGGTGATCCAGCTCTCCAGCGCGGCAAACGAAATGATGGCGATCAGCGCCCAGCAGGCCTCCGGCTCGACCCAGCAGGCAAGCGCGGTCCAGGAGGTAACCACCACTAGCGAGGAGATCGCGATCACCGCCAAGATGATCACGGCAAACTCGAAGAGCGTGGAGGCGGTAGCCGAGGATACCACGAAGAACTGCAACGGCGGCCGCGAGGACGTAGTGAACGCCATCGACGGGATGGGACAGGTAAGAAGCCAGGTGCAGAGCATCGCGAAGAGCATGCTGGAGCTTGGCGAGAACAGCCAGAAGATCGGCGGCATCGTGGAGATCATCGACGAGATCAGCGACCAGACGAACCTCCTCGCCCTGAACGCCGCCATCGAGGCGGCCGGCGCCGGAGAGGCGGGCAAGCGCTTCGCCATCGTGGCCCAAGAGGTGAAGCGGCTCGCCGACCGCACCGTCGAGGCGACGCGCCAGATCAAGGGGCTCATCAGCGAGATCCAGCGCGCCACCAACAACACCATCATGGTGACCGAGGAGGGGACCAAGGCGGTCGACGCCGCTTCGCACCTGGTGGACAAGGTGCAGTACTCCTTCGCCACGATCCAGGCGACCGCCCAGGAGACGGTGCGCACCGCCAAAGAGATAACCCTCTCCACCCAGCAGCAGACCTCCGCCTGCGAGCAGATGGCGGAGACCATGAGCGAGGTGCGTGACGTGGCGCAGCAGGTAGCACTCTCCGCGCACGAAACCGAGCGCGCCATCGCCGAGATCCTGGAGCTCGCCCAGAGGCTCAAGGAGATCACCGAGGAAGAGGCCTAG
- a CDS encoding chemotaxis protein CheW translates to MATGNDNGYDIRSILNQMREEYWEALSEEESEAKQMLECLVFTLGGERYAFETHFACEVIRIPKLIRVPAVQSLVTGIFNLRGDITAAIDIRPMLGLAQPELGPAGRILVVRGDLFSTGILVEAAHGVQPLDLEQFETAVAGLSAERKQFIRGHFNLEEGAVLLLDMEALLAAPELLVGEA, encoded by the coding sequence ATGGCAACCGGCAACGACAACGGATACGACATCCGCAGCATATTGAACCAGATGCGCGAGGAGTACTGGGAAGCGCTTTCCGAGGAGGAGAGCGAAGCGAAGCAGATGCTCGAATGCCTCGTCTTCACCCTGGGTGGAGAGCGCTACGCCTTCGAGACCCACTTCGCCTGTGAGGTGATCCGCATACCGAAGCTCATCCGGGTCCCCGCGGTGCAAAGCCTCGTCACCGGGATTTTCAACCTGCGCGGCGACATCACCGCGGCGATCGACATCCGCCCGATGCTCGGGCTGGCGCAGCCGGAGTTAGGCCCCGCCGGTAGGATCCTCGTCGTGCGCGGCGACCTCTTCTCGACCGGCATCCTGGTGGAGGCGGCGCACGGGGTGCAGCCACTCGATCTGGAACAGTTCGAGACTGCGGTGGCGGGGCTCTCCGCTGAGAGGAAACAGTTCATCCGGGGACACTTCAACCTCGAGGAAGGGGCGGTTCTGCTCCTCGACATGGAGGCCCTTCTTGCCGCGCCCGAGCTTTTGGTGGGCGAGGCATAA
- the cheB gene encoding chemotaxis-specific protein-glutamate methyltransferase CheB: MTTRIVLADDSLLARRLLKDMLHGVDGIEVVAEAADGVQAVELTQSLAPDLVVMDLLMPVLDGLDAIEEIMSQSPTPVLVLSGNVEANEVDRAFAAIKRGALDVMEKPLLEDEASLALFARTLREKILFLSRIRVIRHPRRRLRLPEAIPPPHDGAGHTILAIGASTGGPKAVMRLLKSLPASFPGTVFVVQHIAPGFARGYAKWLDRECALPVTTARDGATCSSGEVLVAPDGSHLTLDNGTIRLVDTPAVNCCRPSIDVFFSSLARQRCDQVVAVLLTGMGRDGAQGMLRIREAGGTTIVQDEPSCAVFGMPKAAITLDAVDRVVPLDLIPAVLERLFGAIRPDTSAGAPASVT; this comes from the coding sequence ATGACCACGAGGATTGTGCTGGCGGACGATTCCCTCCTCGCGCGCCGACTTTTGAAAGACATGCTGCACGGCGTGGACGGCATCGAGGTGGTGGCCGAGGCGGCCGACGGCGTACAGGCGGTCGAGCTGACCCAGTCGCTCGCCCCGGACCTCGTCGTCATGGACCTGCTCATGCCGGTTTTGGACGGGCTGGACGCCATCGAGGAGATCATGTCCCAATCCCCCACCCCGGTCCTCGTCCTCTCCGGCAACGTGGAGGCAAACGAGGTGGACCGCGCCTTCGCCGCCATCAAGCGGGGCGCCCTCGACGTCATGGAGAAACCGCTTTTGGAGGACGAGGCGTCGCTGGCACTCTTCGCCCGGACGCTGAGGGAGAAGATCCTTTTCCTCTCGAGGATTCGGGTGATCCGGCACCCAAGGCGCAGGTTGCGGCTCCCCGAGGCGATCCCCCCCCCGCACGACGGCGCCGGCCACACCATCCTAGCCATCGGAGCGTCAACCGGAGGACCGAAGGCGGTGATGCGGCTTTTGAAGTCGCTTCCCGCAAGTTTTCCGGGGACCGTCTTCGTGGTGCAGCACATAGCGCCAGGGTTCGCCCGGGGCTACGCCAAGTGGCTGGACAGGGAGTGCGCCCTGCCGGTCACCACCGCCCGGGACGGTGCCACGTGCAGTTCAGGTGAGGTACTGGTCGCGCCCGACGGCAGCCACCTCACCCTCGACAACGGCACGATCCGCCTGGTCGACACCCCTGCGGTGAACTGCTGCCGCCCCTCCATCGACGTCTTCTTCTCATCGCTCGCCCGGCAGCGTTGCGATCAGGTCGTGGCGGTGCTGCTCACCGGCATGGGGAGAGACGGCGCGCAGGGGATGCTGCGCATCCGGGAGGCCGGTGGAACCACCATCGTGCAGGACGAGCCATCCTGCGCCGTATTCGGCATGCCCAAGGCGGCCATCACCCTCGACGCCGTGGATCGGGTGGTCCCGCTGGACCTGATCCCCGCCGTCCTGGAACGACTGTTCGGAGCAATACGCCCCGACACCTCAGCGGGCGCCCCTGCGTCCGTCACCTGA
- a CDS encoding FmdB family zinc ribbon protein: MPIFEYVCNACGQKFEKLEKGSAVEEKNCPACGSVDVKKALSIFAASGSSDSKCFSGG, encoded by the coding sequence ATGCCTATCTTTGAGTATGTCTGCAACGCGTGCGGCCAGAAGTTCGAGAAACTGGAAAAAGGGAGCGCCGTCGAGGAAAAAAACTGCCCCGCCTGCGGGTCCGTTGACGTGAAGAAGGCGCTGTCCATCTTCGCCGCATCCGGGAGTTCGGACAGCAAGTGTTTCAGCGGCGGCTGA
- a CDS encoding hybrid sensor histidine kinase/response regulator has protein sequence MGNRYLEIFCREAEEHLASLQSGLLVLEKNPARTELLHELLRNAHTLKGSARMVGLADISAITHTMEELLKGMEQGLRRVDAETIDLLLKGADAVALITSALMRGVPPELDVERFVAEYERGESGRLLPVEPLEAKAEGAVADTVRADVKTLDNLVNLVGEMIINRKRLEAKLDGLKELCYELPPEKAAPFTAFRGELEEDILYLGFLIQDLHEKAMGLRMLPLKTISDGLERLVRDLSLQLSREVQFEIEGQGIEMDRVLLDGLKPILIHLLTNALSHGIEPPEAREACGKPRRGSVLLSARHEGNSVLVEVRDDGRGMDPAAIKAAAVSRGVIEAREAEGLTDEEALYLTFRPGFSTAEIVTDISGRGVGMDVVKKNIERVKGNVTLSSETGRFTQVTLQLPLTLSVLDALIITCGDETFAVPATYLQEILKVRPSEITTMGTDEVIKVRGATTPLYSLAGMLGLPARRDAGDAPLPVLVLKHCDQRIACIVESHVGYSEVVVKGLGKQFGNVRYLFGATIMGDGNPALILNVPDLFQPGGGAPRTTLSPEEEAAVKRRPKVLVVDDSITTRTMEQSILAGQGYHVVTAVSGEDAMEKSASDRFDLIISDVEMPGMNGFELTRLLRASETYQDTPIIIVSSLSRDEDKRQALQSGAQAYIVKGAFDQGLLLETVQMLIG, from the coding sequence ATGGGAAACCGGTACCTCGAGATCTTCTGCCGGGAGGCGGAGGAACATCTCGCCTCGCTGCAAAGCGGCCTTTTGGTGCTGGAAAAGAACCCGGCGCGGACCGAACTTTTGCACGAGCTCTTGAGAAACGCGCACACCCTGAAGGGGTCGGCGCGCATGGTGGGGCTTGCGGACATAAGCGCCATCACCCACACCATGGAGGAGCTCCTGAAGGGGATGGAGCAGGGCCTTCGCCGCGTGGACGCTGAGACGATCGACCTTTTACTGAAGGGTGCCGACGCGGTGGCGCTCATCACGTCGGCTCTCATGCGGGGCGTTCCCCCGGAGCTTGACGTGGAGCGCTTCGTCGCCGAGTACGAGCGGGGCGAATCGGGACGCCTTTTGCCGGTCGAGCCGCTCGAGGCGAAGGCGGAGGGAGCGGTAGCGGATACGGTGCGCGCCGACGTGAAGACCCTCGACAACCTGGTGAACCTGGTCGGCGAGATGATCATCAACAGAAAGCGCCTTGAGGCGAAGCTTGACGGGCTGAAGGAGCTCTGCTACGAGCTCCCCCCCGAGAAGGCGGCCCCCTTCACCGCCTTTCGCGGCGAACTGGAGGAGGACATCCTTTACCTCGGCTTTTTGATCCAGGACCTGCACGAAAAGGCGATGGGGCTCAGGATGCTGCCGCTGAAGACCATCTCGGACGGTCTCGAACGGCTCGTGCGCGACCTCTCCCTGCAGCTTTCCCGTGAGGTGCAGTTCGAGATCGAGGGGCAGGGAATCGAGATGGACCGGGTGCTCCTCGACGGGCTGAAGCCTATCCTCATCCACCTTTTAACCAACGCCCTAAGCCACGGCATCGAGCCCCCCGAGGCACGCGAAGCGTGCGGCAAGCCGCGCCGGGGAAGCGTCCTTTTGAGCGCGCGTCACGAGGGGAATTCGGTGCTAGTCGAGGTGCGGGACGACGGGCGCGGCATGGACCCTGCCGCCATCAAGGCCGCCGCGGTATCACGCGGCGTTATCGAAGCGCGCGAGGCCGAGGGGCTCACCGACGAGGAGGCCCTTTACCTCACCTTCCGCCCCGGCTTTTCTACCGCCGAGATCGTCACCGACATCTCCGGGCGCGGGGTCGGCATGGACGTGGTCAAGAAGAACATCGAGCGCGTCAAGGGTAACGTGACGCTGTCGAGCGAGACCGGGCGGTTCACCCAGGTGACCCTGCAACTGCCGCTCACCCTCTCGGTCCTCGACGCTCTCATCATCACCTGCGGCGACGAGACCTTCGCCGTCCCCGCCACCTATCTGCAGGAAATCCTGAAGGTGCGTCCATCGGAAATCACCACCATGGGAACGGACGAGGTTATCAAGGTGCGCGGGGCCACCACGCCGCTTTACAGCTTGGCGGGGATGCTGGGACTCCCGGCGCGGCGTGACGCGGGGGACGCCCCTCTGCCGGTTCTGGTGCTCAAGCACTGCGACCAGAGGATCGCCTGCATCGTCGAAAGCCACGTCGGATACTCCGAGGTGGTGGTCAAGGGGCTCGGCAAACAGTTCGGAAACGTCCGCTACCTCTTCGGCGCCACCATCATGGGGGACGGCAACCCCGCCCTCATCCTCAACGTACCGGACCTCTTCCAGCCGGGAGGGGGTGCGCCGCGCACCACCCTCTCTCCCGAGGAAGAAGCGGCGGTGAAGCGCCGTCCGAAGGTCCTGGTCGTGGACGACTCGATCACCACCCGCACCATGGAGCAGAGCATCCTCGCGGGCCAGGGGTACCACGTGGTGACCGCGGTCTCGGGCGAGGACGCCATGGAGAAAAGCGCATCTGATCGTTTCGACCTCATCATCTCGGACGTGGAAATGCCGGGGATGAACGGCTTCGAGCTCACCCGGCTCCTGCGCGCCTCGGAAACGTACCAGGACACCCCGATCATCATCGTGTCGTCCTTGTCGCGTGACGAGGACAAGCGGCAGGCGCTTCAGTCTGGGGCGCAGGCCTATATCGTGAAGGGTGCCTTCGACCAGGGTCTTTTGCTGGAAACGGTGCAGATGCTCATAGGGTGA
- a CDS encoding sensor histidine kinase, with the protein MRRRKLRLPPYAKSFRFRLYLIFTGTIALLTAAFVSFYVVTEAGAYRSNLEREGKLLATILAHNARLPLFAENVKALESLAESTARYPSVLSVSISDREGRVYARQLKSERIPNDAVTMAVPITLPSGLSPESALLGHREGNEDRVIGEVRLRLDTTGERERVLTLVFASLGIGTLFWVAVSLLSYHVLKRMTGSFNLLLGGIEEIGSGKLSARVDLDGDDELGRAANAINAMAASLELRELENLALQEELLKAMKLEVQEEKKRVMARLIQTNKMTSLGLLLSSMAHEINNPNASIRFSGHMIGKMLADALPLLDGVWQEEGDFYLGGVPYNKARLVLVENAGKIVENSERIALVVQGLRDYGVGGTVRQHQKLDVNAAVGAALSVLACQTNKDIQLHTSLGTGLPVVAGSQQQIEQVLLNLILNAMQSFSGGQGEIRLTTRCEAGGDEVLVEVRDNGSGIAPETMERLFEPFYSTKLERGGSGLGLYISQYIVAEHGGRLELTSRQGEGTLATVTLLAASC; encoded by the coding sequence ATGAGGAGGAGAAAACTCCGGCTTCCCCCCTATGCGAAGAGCTTCCGTTTCCGTCTCTATCTGATCTTCACCGGGACCATTGCGCTTCTTACCGCCGCCTTCGTGTCCTTCTATGTTGTCACCGAGGCGGGCGCGTACCGCAGTAACCTCGAGCGCGAGGGGAAACTCCTTGCCACTATCCTCGCGCACAACGCGCGGCTGCCGCTTTTCGCCGAGAACGTGAAGGCGCTCGAGTCGCTTGCCGAGAGCACGGCGCGCTACCCCTCGGTGCTCTCCGTCTCGATCAGCGACCGCGAAGGGAGGGTGTACGCCAGGCAGTTGAAGTCGGAGCGCATCCCGAACGACGCCGTCACCATGGCGGTGCCCATTACCCTGCCGAGCGGCCTTTCTCCCGAGTCCGCGCTTCTTGGTCACCGTGAGGGCAACGAGGATCGGGTCATCGGAGAGGTGCGCCTGAGGCTCGATACCACCGGTGAGCGCGAGCGCGTGCTCACGCTGGTCTTCGCCTCCCTCGGCATAGGCACCCTTTTCTGGGTCGCGGTCTCGCTGCTAAGCTACCACGTCCTGAAGCGGATGACCGGCTCCTTCAACCTCCTCCTGGGGGGGATTGAGGAGATCGGCTCCGGCAAGCTCTCGGCACGCGTCGACCTCGACGGCGACGACGAGCTCGGTCGCGCCGCAAACGCCATAAACGCCATGGCAGCCTCGCTGGAGCTGCGCGAACTGGAGAACCTCGCGCTGCAGGAGGAGCTCCTCAAAGCGATGAAACTCGAGGTGCAGGAGGAGAAGAAGCGGGTTATGGCGCGTCTTATCCAGACCAACAAGATGACCTCGCTCGGGCTTTTGCTCTCCTCGATGGCGCACGAGATAAACAACCCGAACGCGTCGATCCGCTTCTCCGGGCACATGATCGGCAAGATGCTGGCTGATGCGCTGCCGCTTCTGGACGGGGTATGGCAGGAAGAGGGGGACTTCTACCTCGGTGGGGTGCCTTATAACAAGGCTAGGCTCGTCCTGGTTGAAAACGCGGGAAAGATCGTGGAAAACTCGGAGCGGATCGCCCTGGTGGTGCAGGGGCTAAGGGACTACGGGGTCGGCGGCACCGTGCGGCAGCACCAGAAGCTGGACGTGAACGCGGCGGTCGGCGCGGCGCTGTCGGTGCTTGCCTGCCAGACCAACAAGGACATCCAGCTCCACACCTCCCTTGGCACCGGGCTGCCTGTCGTCGCCGGTAGCCAGCAGCAGATCGAGCAGGTGCTCCTCAACCTCATTCTGAACGCCATGCAGTCCTTCTCCGGCGGGCAGGGTGAGATCCGTCTTACCACCCGCTGCGAGGCGGGGGGGGATGAGGTGTTGGTCGAGGTGCGTGACAACGGCAGCGGCATAGCGCCGGAAACGATGGAGCGGCTCTTCGAGCCCTTCTATTCGACGAAGCTTGAGCGCGGCGGCAGCGGCCTCGGGCTCTACATATCCCAGTACATCGTCGCCGAGCATGGCGGCCGGCTGGAGCTTACTTCGCGCCAGGGCGAGGGGACCCTCGCCACCGTGACGCTCCTTGCCGCCTCCTGCTAG
- a CDS encoding response regulator, which yields MNEKILIIDDSELVLAMAKDALEQAGYLVLTATNGIEANRFIFSKERPDLIIMDIMMPMLDGNKKAKLLKENEVSRDIPILLLSSKSEAEMRTLMAEAGANGYILKPFTAAQITETVRSCLTRAC from the coding sequence ATGAACGAGAAGATCCTCATCATAGACGACAGCGAGCTTGTGCTCGCCATGGCGAAAGACGCACTGGAGCAGGCAGGATACCTGGTGCTTACCGCAACGAACGGCATCGAGGCAAATCGGTTCATCTTCTCCAAAGAGAGGCCGGACCTGATCATCATGGACATCATGATGCCGATGCTTGACGGGAACAAGAAGGCGAAGCTGCTCAAGGAAAACGAGGTGAGCCGCGACATCCCGATCCTGCTCCTCTCCTCGAAGAGCGAAGCGGAGATGCGCACCCTGATGGCCGAGGCCGGCGCGAACGGTTACATCCTGAAGCCCTTCACCGCGGCGCAGATCACCGAAACGGTGCGCAGTTGCCTTACCAGGGCCTGCTGA
- a CDS encoding CheR family methyltransferase, whose protein sequence is MSLQILVISDNDPFAAYLCGLLQSAGHTPLPVCPAKEAFPAVRRRKPDLIILAVEDSSVPSLAVEHRVQTPHGPCSVPVIVISDCLRLEAELLQVFDFIPTPVDEKRLFDDLALVALRKSGPQHEEELSSGLACAFSRHILKHTGLHFEARNQAALARGLRKRMAALRMWSFEEYLQYLELHGEDRHELQRLLQFLTVGETYFFRYPAHFDVLRERLAFLKDDPAPVRIWSAGCSTGEEPYSIAMTVMEALPDWRERDIRIIATDINNRSLKRAREGVYSPWSMRITRPDQVQRYFRRVGESFLIRDEVKQLVRFAHLNLSVPCHEPLCEELQGLDAIFCRNVLIYFTTQSAEQMLERFTDALAPGGLLFLGHSETLLQHEGLPLSLRRQERSFYYVKGGQAQKERRDPGTPQPEWELTPEQMRLAAAWLAAQAPTVLAPSAPAAAVEAPPPAEDAPLPLPGPVPQGATELFRQARELFDREEYDAALALLEQLLQETPDNAEALVLTGFILAGKGELPSAMESCERALKCNDLLAEAYFLKGVLLDAEDRLTEAAAEYRKALLLDHDFIMPRYHMGRLHLRQGRVNDAARELRNSIRILSRLSDDQTIPFSGGLTRAVCMLQLQNELARVA, encoded by the coding sequence TTGTCTTTGCAAATCCTCGTCATAAGCGATAACGATCCGTTCGCTGCTTATCTCTGCGGCCTGCTTCAGAGTGCGGGTCACACCCCACTCCCCGTCTGTCCTGCCAAAGAAGCGTTTCCGGCGGTCAGAAGGCGGAAGCCTGATCTGATCATCCTTGCGGTGGAGGACTCAAGCGTCCCCTCCCTAGCGGTGGAACACAGGGTCCAGACCCCGCACGGGCCATGCTCAGTGCCGGTCATCGTCATTTCCGACTGCCTGAGGCTCGAAGCGGAACTGCTCCAGGTATTCGACTTCATACCGACCCCGGTGGACGAGAAGCGCCTGTTCGACGACCTGGCCCTTGTCGCGCTCAGGAAGTCCGGGCCCCAACATGAAGAGGAACTATCCTCCGGCCTGGCCTGCGCCTTCTCAAGGCACATACTGAAGCATACCGGGCTGCACTTCGAGGCGCGCAACCAGGCGGCCCTGGCGCGCGGGCTGCGCAAGCGGATGGCGGCGCTGCGCATGTGGAGCTTCGAAGAATACCTGCAGTACCTGGAGTTGCACGGCGAGGACCGCCACGAGCTCCAGCGGCTCCTGCAGTTTCTGACCGTGGGCGAGACCTACTTCTTCCGTTACCCGGCCCATTTCGACGTCCTGAGAGAGCGTCTCGCCTTTTTAAAGGACGACCCGGCTCCGGTGCGTATCTGGTCGGCCGGGTGCTCCACCGGCGAGGAACCCTACTCCATCGCCATGACCGTGATGGAGGCGCTGCCCGACTGGAGGGAGCGTGACATACGGATCATCGCCACCGACATCAACAACCGTTCGCTGAAGCGCGCCCGCGAGGGGGTGTACTCCCCGTGGTCGATGAGGATCACCAGACCGGACCAGGTACAGCGCTACTTCAGGCGGGTCGGCGAAAGCTTCCTGATCCGGGACGAGGTGAAACAGCTTGTCCGGTTCGCGCACCTGAACCTCTCCGTCCCTTGCCACGAACCGCTTTGCGAAGAGCTGCAGGGACTCGATGCCATCTTCTGTCGCAACGTCCTCATCTACTTCACCACGCAAAGCGCGGAGCAGATGCTGGAGCGGTTTACCGACGCTCTTGCCCCTGGAGGGCTTCTCTTCCTCGGGCACTCCGAAACGCTCCTGCAGCATGAAGGGCTCCCCTTAAGCCTCAGGCGCCAGGAGCGGAGCTTCTATTACGTAAAGGGGGGGCAGGCACAAAAGGAACGCCGTGACCCGGGCACACCCCAGCCGGAGTGGGAGCTGACACCGGAGCAGATGAGGCTTGCCGCTGCTTGGCTTGCCGCGCAGGCGCCGACCGTTTTGGCGCCGTCCGCCCCGGCTGCGGCAGTCGAGGCGCCACCACCGGCCGAAGACGCCCCCCTACCCCTCCCCGGGCCTGTGCCCCAAGGCGCCACCGAGCTATTCCGCCAGGCGCGCGAGCTTTTCGACCGGGAGGAGTATGACGCCGCCCTGGCGCTACTTGAACAGCTGCTTCAAGAGACCCCGGATAACGCCGAGGCGCTTGTACTCACCGGGTTCATCCTTGCCGGCAAGGGAGAGCTTCCCAGTGCCATGGAGAGCTGCGAGCGCGCCCTGAAGTGCAACGACCTGCTGGCGGAGGCGTACTTTCTCAAGGGGGTGCTCCTGGACGCCGAGGACCGTCTTACCGAGGCGGCCGCCGAGTACCGAAAGGCGCTTCTTCTGGACCATGACTTCATCATGCCGCGCTACCACATGGGGCGGCTGCACCTGCGCCAGGGACGCGTGAACGATGCGGCCCGCGAACTCAGAAACAGCATCAGGATACTCTCCCGGTTGAGCGACGACCAGACCATCCCCTTCTCAGGGGGGCTGACCCGGGCGGTCTGCATGCTACAGCTGCAAAACGAGCTGGCACGGGTTGCGTGA